A genomic segment from Garra rufa unplaced genomic scaffold, GarRuf1.0 hap1_unplaced_001, whole genome shotgun sequence encodes:
- the cox19 gene encoding cytochrome c oxidase assembly protein COX19: protein MSTAMNFGTKTFRPRPPDKGAFPLDHFGECKLFKETYMRCLKDNRFDNSRCRLESKEYLECRMDRQLMAKEPFEKLGFKDLMEEPAEERKAKS, encoded by the exons ATGTCAACAGCAATGAATTTCGGAACCAAGACCTTCCGGCCGCGTCCACCGGACAAAGGAGCGTTTCCCTTGGATCATTTCG GTGAATGCAAATTATTTAAAGAGACATATATGCGGTGCCTTAAAGACAACCGTTTTGACAATTCGCGCTGTCGGCTAGAATCAAAAGAGTATCTGGAGTGCAGGATGGACAG ACAGTTAATGGCAAAAGAACCCTTTGAAAAACTTGGCTTTAAGGATTTGATGGAGGAACCAGCGGAAGAACGTAAAGCCAAATCCTGA